A portion of the Ralstonia nicotianae genome contains these proteins:
- a CDS encoding carbohydrate porin, giving the protein MELESRFGIESKPARRQAAAVKQTAGRLGASAIAAAALALCAASAHAYDVTTSPYLLGDWGGLRTRLADQGVTFNLGYGSEVAHNFSGGTDHLTRYTDQWVMGTTLDLNKLWGWKGGTFQATVTDRNGRNLGSDANIGNNMLIQEVYGRGQTWHLTQFWLNQKLLDDRLEIKAGRVTVGEDFFSFSCDFQNLTFCGSQPGNLVGSYWVNWPTSQWGTRIKYHTSQETYAQIGVYQVNPNYVNDSWASHNGWKLNNPSGTTGALIPLEFGWLPNLGGRPGSYKVGVWYNTSDGKDLYEDVNGNPRGITGLDARTRNGQYGAYLNLQQQVTGTAGGRGATVFLNVSQADRNTAQTDHQISVGVQYKGPFNRLADTVGFAVGATHNNGRFADFVRQTNARTGQNTIAGDGYEYVSELYYSWSPVPSVYFRPNLQYIMHPGGTSQNKNAFVVGLKSGITF; this is encoded by the coding sequence ATGGAGCTCGAGAGCCGCTTCGGCATCGAATCGAAGCCTGCGCGCCGGCAGGCCGCAGCCGTCAAGCAAACCGCCGGGCGCCTTGGCGCATCGGCCATTGCCGCCGCCGCGCTGGCGCTCTGCGCCGCCAGCGCCCACGCCTACGACGTCACCACCAGCCCCTACCTGCTGGGCGACTGGGGCGGCCTGCGCACCCGCCTGGCCGACCAGGGCGTGACCTTCAACCTAGGCTACGGCAGCGAAGTCGCGCACAACTTCAGCGGCGGCACCGACCACCTGACGCGCTACACCGATCAATGGGTCATGGGCACCACCCTCGACCTCAACAAGCTGTGGGGCTGGAAGGGCGGCACGTTCCAGGCCACCGTCACCGACCGCAACGGCCGCAACCTGGGTTCGGACGCCAACATCGGCAACAACATGCTGATCCAGGAAGTCTACGGGCGCGGCCAGACCTGGCACCTGACGCAGTTCTGGCTGAACCAGAAGCTGCTGGACGACCGCCTGGAGATCAAGGCCGGCCGCGTGACCGTGGGCGAAGACTTCTTCTCGTTCTCGTGCGACTTCCAGAACCTGACCTTCTGCGGCTCGCAGCCGGGCAACCTGGTCGGCAGCTACTGGGTCAACTGGCCGACCAGCCAGTGGGGCACGCGCATCAAGTACCACACCTCGCAAGAGACTTACGCGCAGATCGGCGTGTACCAGGTCAACCCGAACTATGTGAACGACAGCTGGGCAAGCCACAACGGCTGGAAGCTGAACAACCCGAGCGGCACCACCGGCGCGCTGATCCCGCTGGAATTCGGCTGGCTGCCGAACCTGGGCGGCCGCCCCGGCTCGTACAAGGTCGGCGTCTGGTACAACACGTCCGACGGCAAGGACCTGTATGAGGACGTGAACGGCAACCCGCGCGGCATCACCGGCCTGGACGCGCGCACGCGCAACGGTCAATATGGCGCCTATCTCAACCTGCAGCAGCAGGTCACCGGCACGGCCGGCGGACGCGGCGCCACGGTGTTCCTGAACGTCTCGCAGGCCGACCGCAACACCGCGCAGACCGACCACCAGATCTCGGTGGGCGTGCAGTACAAGGGACCGTTCAACCGCCTCGCCGACACGGTCGGCTTTGCCGTGGGTGCAACGCACAACAACGGCCGCTTCGCCGACTTCGTGCGCCAGACCAACGCCCGCACCGGCCAGAACACGATCGCGGGCGACGGCTACGAATACGTGAGCGAACTGTATTACAGCTGGTCGCCCGTGCCGTCTGTGTACTTCCGTCCTAATCTGCAGTACATCATGCATCCGGGCGGCACGAGCCAGAACAAGAATGCGTTCGTGGTCGGCCTGAAGTCCGGCATCACGTTCTGA
- the xylF gene encoding D-xylose ABC transporter substrate-binding protein: MISRVLNTLAAAAALTLAGGLAATPAFASKEAPVIGFSIDDLRVERWTHDRDYFVDAAKKLGATVNVQSANANEAKQIAQIENLVAQNVDVLVIVPFNSKVLGNAIASAKKKGIKVVSYDRLILNADVDGYVSFDNEKVGEMQAQGVVKLAPKGNYFLLGGASTDNNARLLRDGQMKVLKPLVDKGDIKIVGQQWTPEWDPSKAQSIVENALTANSNNIQGIVASNDGTAGGAIQALAGQKLAGKVPVSGQDADLAGVRRVAEGTQAVTVYKPIKQIANTAAEMAVELVKGTSPKFNTKLNNGKKDVDTILLTPTMLTKDNLDVVIKDGFYTHQQIYGK; this comes from the coding sequence ATGATTTCCCGCGTACTGAACACCCTGGCCGCCGCCGCGGCACTGACCCTGGCCGGTGGCCTGGCCGCCACCCCGGCGTTCGCCAGCAAGGAAGCCCCCGTGATCGGCTTCTCGATCGACGACCTGCGCGTCGAGCGCTGGACGCACGACCGCGACTACTTCGTCGACGCCGCCAAGAAGCTGGGCGCCACCGTCAACGTACAGTCGGCCAACGCCAACGAAGCCAAGCAGATCGCCCAGATCGAAAACCTGGTCGCCCAGAACGTCGACGTGCTGGTGATCGTGCCGTTCAACTCCAAGGTGCTGGGCAACGCCATTGCCAGCGCCAAGAAGAAGGGCATCAAGGTGGTCTCGTACGACCGCCTGATCCTCAACGCCGACGTGGACGGCTACGTGTCGTTCGACAACGAGAAGGTGGGCGAGATGCAGGCCCAGGGCGTGGTCAAGCTGGCGCCCAAGGGCAACTACTTCCTGCTCGGCGGCGCCTCCACCGACAACAACGCCCGCCTGCTGCGCGACGGCCAGATGAAGGTGCTCAAGCCGCTGGTCGACAAGGGCGATATCAAGATCGTCGGCCAGCAATGGACGCCGGAGTGGGATCCGTCCAAGGCGCAGAGCATCGTCGAGAACGCGCTGACCGCCAACAGCAACAACATCCAGGGCATCGTCGCCTCCAACGACGGCACGGCCGGCGGCGCGATCCAGGCGCTGGCGGGCCAGAAGCTGGCGGGCAAGGTGCCGGTGTCGGGCCAGGACGCCGACCTGGCCGGCGTGCGCCGCGTGGCCGAAGGCACGCAGGCCGTGACGGTCTACAAGCCGATCAAGCAGATCGCCAACACCGCCGCCGAGATGGCCGTCGAGCTGGTCAAGGGCACGTCGCCCAAGTTCAACACCAAGCTGAACAACGGCAAGAAGGACGTCGACACCATCCTGCTGACGCCGACCATGCTGACCAAGGACAACCTGGACGTCGTGATCAAGGACGGCTTCTACACGCACCAGCAGATCTACGGCAAGTAA
- a CDS encoding xylose ABC transporter ATP-binding protein — MDNSTLFEMRSIVKAFSGVRALDGVSLAVRPGECVGLCGENGAGKSTLMKVLSGVYPYGTYEGEILWDGTPLRAHSVRDSEHAGIVIIHQELMLVQQLSVAENIFLGNEITKPGGRMDYDAMHRKAEELLARLRLTDVNVAAPVMNYGSGHQQLFEIAKALAKNARLLILDEPTSSLSAKEIEVLLSIIEDLKRGGVACVYISHKLDEVKRVCDTITVIRDGKHIGTRPAAELDINGIITMMVGREMTSLFPKVEHTVGDVVLEARNVTCWDVTNPNRKRVDDVSFSVRRGEILGVAGLVGAGRTEMVSALFGAYPGRSSAQVLVEGKPVKVHSPAQAIAHGICLVPEDRKRHGIVPLMGVGENITLATLAQYARGLRVDKGAELMTVDREIKRLRIKTASPALSIASLSGGNQQKAVLTKMVLACPKVLILDEPTRGVDVGSKYDIYQMIADLAASGVAIIMVSSELPEILGMSDRVLVIGEGELRGDFANQGLTQERILAAAIHAEPRLRAA, encoded by the coding sequence ATGGACAACAGCACCCTGTTCGAGATGCGCAGCATCGTCAAGGCATTCTCCGGCGTGCGCGCGCTCGACGGCGTCAGCCTGGCCGTGCGGCCGGGCGAGTGCGTCGGCCTGTGCGGCGAGAACGGCGCCGGCAAATCGACCCTGATGAAGGTGCTGTCCGGGGTCTACCCCTACGGCACCTACGAGGGCGAGATCCTGTGGGACGGCACCCCGCTGCGCGCGCATTCGGTGCGCGACAGCGAGCACGCGGGCATCGTCATCATCCACCAGGAGCTGATGCTGGTGCAGCAGCTCTCGGTGGCGGAGAACATCTTCCTCGGCAACGAGATCACCAAGCCGGGCGGGCGCATGGACTACGACGCCATGCACCGCAAGGCCGAAGAACTGCTCGCCCGCCTGCGCCTGACCGACGTGAACGTGGCCGCCCCGGTGATGAACTACGGCAGCGGCCACCAGCAGCTGTTCGAGATCGCCAAGGCACTGGCCAAGAACGCGCGCCTGCTGATCCTCGATGAGCCGACGTCGTCGCTGTCGGCCAAGGAGATCGAGGTGCTGCTGTCCATCATCGAAGACCTCAAGCGCGGCGGCGTGGCGTGCGTCTATATCTCGCACAAGCTCGACGAGGTCAAGCGCGTGTGCGACACCATCACCGTCATCCGCGACGGCAAGCACATCGGCACGCGCCCGGCCGCCGAGCTGGACATCAACGGCATCATCACGATGATGGTCGGCCGCGAGATGACCTCGCTGTTCCCCAAGGTCGAGCACACCGTGGGCGACGTGGTGCTGGAAGCGCGCAACGTCACCTGCTGGGACGTCACCAACCCCAACCGCAAGCGCGTCGACGACGTGAGCTTCTCGGTGCGCCGCGGCGAGATCCTCGGCGTGGCCGGGCTGGTGGGTGCGGGACGCACGGAGATGGTGTCCGCGCTGTTCGGCGCCTACCCCGGCCGCTCCTCCGCGCAGGTGCTGGTCGAAGGCAAGCCCGTCAAGGTGCATTCGCCCGCCCAGGCCATCGCGCACGGCATCTGCCTGGTGCCCGAAGACCGCAAGCGCCACGGCATCGTGCCGCTGATGGGCGTGGGCGAGAACATCACGCTGGCCACGCTGGCCCAGTACGCGCGCGGCCTGCGCGTCGACAAGGGCGCGGAGCTGATGACCGTCGATCGCGAGATCAAGCGCCTGCGCATCAAGACCGCCAGCCCCGCGCTGTCGATCGCCAGCCTCTCGGGCGGCAACCAGCAGAAGGCGGTGCTGACCAAGATGGTGCTGGCGTGCCCCAAGGTGCTGATCCTCGACGAGCCCACGCGCGGCGTGGACGTCGGCTCCAAGTACGACATCTACCAGATGATCGCCGACCTGGCCGCCAGCGGCGTGGCGATCATCATGGTCTCTTCCGAACTGCCGGAGATCCTGGGCATGAGCGATCGTGTCCTGGTGATCGGCGAAGGCGAGTTGCGCGGCGACTTCGCCAACCAGGGCCTGACCCAGGAACGCATCCTGGCTGCCGCCATCCATGCTGAACCGCGGCTTCGCGCTGCCTGA
- a CDS encoding sugar ABC transporter permease, with amino-acid sequence MSNLLHTELARNGGSGPRLDGRTIQQLFVRYKVLALLLAVALIWIFFWSQTNGTFLRPNSISNLFLQMSVTGMLACGMVFVIIAGEIDLSVGSLLGLLGGLVAILTVNHGWNTWVSVGVVLAAGAAIGAANGFITTKLRVPSFIVGLGGMLAFRGLLQWSTDSVTIAPVPDDLGNIAQSFVPAWLAWSLAAAIVALSVVLTLRRRAERARLSLSLPPMWADALKLLAIAAASFGFVAVLNQANGVPLPVLILLVMLGVFSYVATQTVFGRHVYAVGGNMEATRLSGVNVARVKLLVFVLMGLMCAFAGIVTTARSAAGSPSAGVGGELDAISACFIGGTSMRGGSGTVYGALIGALVMASLDNGMQQMNVDASWQMIVKGVVLVLAVWIDVLSGSNRG; translated from the coding sequence ATGTCGAACCTTCTGCATACCGAACTCGCCCGCAACGGCGGCAGCGGCCCGCGCCTCGATGGCCGCACCATCCAGCAACTCTTCGTGCGCTACAAGGTGCTGGCCTTGCTGCTGGCCGTGGCGCTGATCTGGATCTTCTTCTGGAGCCAGACCAACGGCACCTTCCTGCGGCCGAACAGCATTTCCAACCTGTTCCTGCAGATGTCCGTCACGGGCATGCTGGCCTGCGGCATGGTGTTCGTCATCATCGCCGGGGAGATCGACCTGTCGGTCGGCTCGCTGCTCGGCCTGCTGGGCGGGCTGGTCGCCATCCTGACGGTCAACCACGGCTGGAACACCTGGGTCTCGGTGGGCGTGGTGCTGGCGGCGGGCGCGGCCATCGGCGCGGCCAACGGCTTCATCACCACCAAGCTGCGCGTGCCCTCGTTCATCGTCGGCCTGGGCGGCATGCTGGCCTTCCGCGGCCTGCTGCAATGGAGCACCGACAGCGTGACGATCGCACCGGTGCCCGACGACCTGGGCAACATCGCGCAGAGCTTCGTGCCGGCCTGGCTCGCGTGGAGCCTGGCCGCCGCCATCGTCGCGCTGTCGGTGGTGCTGACGCTGCGCCGGCGTGCCGAGCGCGCGCGCCTGTCGCTGTCGCTGCCGCCGATGTGGGCCGACGCGCTCAAGCTGCTGGCCATCGCGGCCGCCTCGTTCGGCTTCGTTGCGGTGCTCAATCAGGCCAACGGCGTGCCGCTGCCGGTGCTGATCCTGCTGGTGATGCTGGGCGTGTTCTCCTACGTCGCCACGCAGACCGTGTTCGGCCGCCACGTCTACGCGGTGGGCGGCAACATGGAAGCGACCCGCCTGTCGGGCGTGAACGTGGCGCGCGTCAAGCTGCTGGTGTTCGTCCTGATGGGCCTGATGTGCGCCTTCGCGGGCATCGTCACCACGGCGCGCTCGGCGGCGGGCTCGCCCTCCGCGGGCGTGGGCGGTGAGCTCGATGCCATCTCCGCCTGCTTCATCGGCGGCACCTCGATGCGCGGCGGCTCGGGCACGGTCTACGGTGCGCTGATCGGCGCGCTGGTGATGGCCAGCCTCGACAACGGCATGCAGCAGATGAACGTCGATGCCTCGTGGCAGATGATCGTCAAGGGCGTCGTGCTGGTGCTGGCGGTGTGGATCGACGTGCTGTCCGGCTCCAACCGCGGCTGA
- a CDS encoding NAD-dependent epimerase/dehydratase family protein: MAASQTPARILVTGVAGNLGRKVVEALASTPWCTSIIGVDWVEQSMQFSPQAAQRLRWVVADLTQADGAWTALLDEVDAVIHLAAIHSTPDATWEQALASYGMTLNVLQAAATRGVRRFVFASSNHAMGAYKDQPLAGTIGPGRLIAELAPAPGTRWHNGIEEVYSLAYGTSKAMGERLCKAVAAVSGGRLSVVALRIGWALPDDNDPNDINHSGTADTPVPGSVPDEASRIALRWFRNMWLSNDDLRQLFIAAVTADPARWPAPAIVVNGVSNNSGMDWGLETGRALIGYEPQDDLYARLTQPA; this comes from the coding sequence GTGGCTGCTTCCCAAACCCCCGCTCGCATTCTCGTCACCGGCGTGGCCGGCAACCTGGGCCGCAAGGTCGTCGAAGCGCTCGCCTCCACGCCATGGTGCACGTCGATCATCGGCGTCGACTGGGTCGAACAATCGATGCAGTTCTCGCCGCAGGCCGCGCAGCGCCTGCGCTGGGTCGTCGCCGACCTCACGCAGGCGGACGGCGCGTGGACCGCGCTGCTGGACGAGGTGGATGCCGTCATCCACCTGGCCGCCATCCACTCCACGCCCGACGCGACGTGGGAACAGGCGCTCGCCTCGTATGGGATGACGCTCAACGTGCTGCAGGCTGCCGCCACGCGCGGCGTGCGCCGCTTTGTGTTCGCCTCGTCCAACCATGCGATGGGCGCCTACAAAGACCAGCCGCTGGCCGGCACCATCGGCCCCGGCCGGCTCATCGCCGAACTGGCACCGGCACCGGGCACGCGCTGGCACAACGGCATCGAAGAGGTCTATTCGCTGGCCTACGGTACCTCGAAGGCGATGGGCGAGCGGCTGTGCAAGGCCGTCGCGGCCGTGTCGGGCGGCCGGCTCTCGGTCGTGGCGCTGCGCATCGGCTGGGCGCTGCCCGACGACAACGACCCCAACGACATCAACCACTCCGGCACCGCCGACACGCCGGTGCCCGGCTCGGTGCCCGACGAAGCGAGCCGCATCGCGCTGCGCTGGTTCCGCAACATGTGGCTGTCCAACGATGACCTGCGCCAGTTGTTCATTGCGGCGGTCACGGCCGATCCGGCGCGCTGGCCCGCGCCCGCCATCGTGGTCAACGGCGTGTCGAACAACAGCGGCATGGACTGGGGCCTGGAAACCGGCCGCGCGCTGATCGGCTACGAACCGCAGGACGACCTCTACGCGCGGCTGACGCAGCCGGCCTGA
- a CDS encoding LacI family DNA-binding transcriptional regulator, protein MKRGAGAVTVDDVAAHAGVSIKTVSRVLNHEPNISEKTRQKVVEAMQVLDYRPNPAARRLASKRADIIALVYDNPSDNYIVNIQHGALEACQALDYSLLLSPCNYRDPHLAEQMIQSVRQRALAGLILTPPVSDVPALIHALDEAGVDYVRLAPADREHKGLSVHTEDRAAARDMTLHLIGLGHRRIGFVVCDPDHGAAYSRVFGYRDAMAQAGIAVDERLVEQGQHSFESGMACAERLLAHEPRPTAIFAGNDDMAAGVLRVAQAHGIRVPEELSIAGYDDTPLSRQLWPSLTTVRQPIQDMAYAAVEQLIAIHRPHLPGLRPHSEHESLQYELVIRDSTCPPPR, encoded by the coding sequence ATGAAGAGGGGCGCCGGAGCCGTTACCGTTGATGATGTTGCCGCGCACGCGGGCGTGTCGATCAAGACCGTCTCGCGTGTGCTGAACCACGAGCCGAACATCAGCGAGAAGACGCGGCAGAAGGTGGTCGAGGCGATGCAGGTGCTCGACTATCGTCCCAACCCCGCCGCGCGGCGGCTGGCCAGCAAGCGCGCCGACATCATCGCGCTGGTCTACGACAACCCCAGCGACAACTACATCGTCAACATCCAGCACGGCGCGCTCGAGGCCTGCCAGGCGCTCGACTACAGCCTGCTGCTGAGTCCCTGCAACTACCGCGATCCGCACCTGGCCGAGCAGATGATCCAGAGCGTGCGCCAGCGCGCGCTGGCCGGGCTGATCCTGACGCCGCCGGTGTCGGATGTGCCGGCGCTGATCCATGCGCTGGACGAGGCCGGCGTGGACTACGTCCGCCTCGCGCCGGCCGATCGCGAGCACAAGGGGCTGTCGGTCCATACGGAAGATCGCGCCGCCGCGCGCGACATGACGCTGCACCTGATCGGCCTGGGCCATCGCCGCATCGGCTTCGTGGTGTGCGACCCGGACCACGGTGCGGCCTATTCGCGCGTGTTCGGCTATCGCGATGCGATGGCGCAGGCCGGCATTGCGGTCGACGAGCGGCTGGTGGAGCAGGGCCAGCATTCGTTCGAGTCGGGCATGGCGTGCGCGGAGCGGCTGCTCGCGCACGAGCCGCGCCCGACCGCCATCTTCGCAGGCAACGACGACATGGCCGCCGGCGTGCTGCGGGTGGCGCAGGCGCACGGCATCCGCGTGCCCGAAGAACTGTCGATCGCCGGCTACGACGATACGCCGCTGTCGCGCCAGCTGTGGCCGAGCCTGACCACCGTGCGCCAGCCCATCCAGGACATGGCCTATGCGGCGGTGGAGCAACTGATCGCCATTCATCGCCCGCACCTGCCGGGCCTGCGGCCTCATTCGGAGCACGAGAGCCTGCAGTACGAACTCGTGATCCGCGATTCCACCTGCCCGCCGCCGCGCTGA
- a CDS encoding DMT family transporter: MPVFYPLLAVLVWAANTIVSKAAAGVLDPAAISLYRWVIAAAVLTPFWARPLWRQRRDVLPWLPRLSVLALLGLVMYQCLSYYAAYSTSATNIGVICALIPMLGLIINGVVFRQPVGAPAVAGIAVSLLGVLYLLGRGHPASLFDGGVNRGDVLVLIGSAAYALYNILYRRWAPPFGQWLNLYLQALLAVVMLLPLAFTARSLAIPQQGIGMVLFAGIGASIVAMYWWMLGLARLGSERTVVMMNLLPVFTALMASAMLGETIHGYHWIGGGLILLGVSLVQGIVTLPMGRDRLRTQ; encoded by the coding sequence GTGCCTGTGTTTTACCCCTTGCTGGCGGTACTGGTGTGGGCCGCCAACACCATCGTCTCCAAGGCGGCCGCGGGCGTGCTCGATCCCGCGGCGATTTCGCTCTATCGCTGGGTGATCGCGGCCGCCGTGCTGACGCCGTTCTGGGCGCGGCCGCTGTGGCGCCAGCGCCGGGACGTGCTGCCGTGGCTGCCGCGCCTGTCGGTGCTGGCGCTGCTGGGCCTGGTGATGTACCAGTGCCTGTCGTACTACGCGGCGTACAGCACCAGCGCCACCAACATCGGCGTGATCTGCGCGCTGATCCCGATGCTGGGCCTCATCATCAACGGCGTGGTGTTCCGCCAGCCGGTCGGGGCGCCGGCGGTGGCGGGCATCGCGGTGTCGCTGCTGGGCGTGCTGTACCTGCTGGGGCGGGGGCATCCGGCCAGCCTGTTCGACGGGGGCGTCAATCGGGGCGACGTGCTGGTGCTGATCGGCTCGGCCGCCTATGCGCTGTACAACATCCTCTATCGCCGCTGGGCGCCGCCGTTCGGGCAATGGCTGAACCTGTACCTGCAGGCGCTGCTGGCCGTCGTCATGCTGCTGCCGCTGGCGTTCACCGCGCGGAGCCTGGCGATTCCGCAGCAGGGCATCGGGATGGTGCTGTTCGCGGGCATCGGGGCGTCGATCGTCGCGATGTACTGGTGGATGCTGGGCCTGGCGCGCCTGGGCAGCGAGCGCACCGTGGTGATGATGAATCTGCTGCCGGTTTTCACCGCGCTGATGGCCAGTGCGATGCTGGGCGAGACCATCCACGGCTACCACTGGATCGGCGGCGGGCTGATCCTGCTGGGCGTGAGCCTGGTGCAGGGCATCGTGACCCTGCCGATGGGGCGCGATCGTCTGCGGACTCAGTGA
- a CDS encoding AraC family transcriptional regulator, translating to MKALADYREADLRVPKGAPFYFRYGRLAAETDIELHTHPWGQLSRISLGLLEMTVESRRLTAPAEYLIWVPANLPHASSIRQATDYISVYVAKPLAMRLPATSCLIPQTPLVRALFEDFAARRVTTVADDWDMRQFELMIELLARAGHADSYLPDSSDRQLEPILHAIRLDPADDTTLQAWAERVHSTERTLARRFQSELGMSFVQWRNRVRLLRALVWLKEDRPVHDIALALGYGTASAFIAMFRKQIGFSPQRYRRQMRSETAERREPV from the coding sequence GTGAAAGCGCTGGCCGACTACCGCGAAGCCGACCTTCGGGTTCCGAAGGGCGCGCCCTTCTACTTCCGCTATGGCCGCCTTGCCGCCGAGACCGATATCGAGCTCCACACGCATCCGTGGGGCCAGCTCAGCCGGATCAGCCTGGGGCTGCTCGAAATGACGGTGGAATCGCGCCGGCTGACGGCGCCCGCCGAGTACCTGATCTGGGTGCCGGCCAACCTGCCGCACGCCTCGTCGATCCGGCAGGCGACCGACTACATCTCGGTCTACGTGGCCAAGCCGCTCGCCATGCGTCTGCCGGCAACCTCCTGCCTGATTCCGCAGACCCCGCTGGTGCGCGCGCTGTTCGAAGATTTCGCCGCGCGCCGCGTCACCACCGTGGCCGACGACTGGGACATGCGCCAGTTCGAGCTGATGATCGAACTGCTGGCCCGCGCCGGCCACGCCGACAGCTACCTGCCCGACAGCAGCGACCGCCAGCTCGAACCGATCCTGCACGCCATCCGCCTGGACCCGGCCGACGACACCACGCTGCAGGCATGGGCCGAACGCGTGCACAGCACCGAGCGCACGCTCGCGCGCCGCTTCCAGAGCGAACTCGGCATGAGCTTCGTGCAGTGGCGCAACCGCGTGCGCCTGCTGCGCGCGCTGGTGTGGCTCAAGGAAGACCGCCCGGTCCACGACATCGCGCTCGCGCTGGGCTACGGCACGGCGTCGGCCTTCATCGCGATGTTCCGCAAGCAGATCGGGTTTTCACCGCAGCGGTATCGGCGGCAGATGCGGTCGGAAACGGCGGAGCGCAGAGAGCCCGTTTAA